In one window of bacterium DNA:
- a CDS encoding ferritin family protein: protein MSKTVAQVLAQAIEAEITGFTTYLEFARKTKDETGKNMFITLAREEVDHYEILRRQFNDAFAGKPIEPIEISQTEIAELVPKLDRIAERTAGAEGANELNAIKTAIDLERAAIDYYTEWSTKADDATVRETFKNLAQMEEGHFELLRSQLDYINNTGHWFGINQWTMED, encoded by the coding sequence TTGAGCAAAACCGTGGCACAGGTGCTCGCCCAGGCCATCGAGGCCGAAATCACCGGTTTCACCACCTACCTGGAGTTCGCTCGGAAGACCAAGGACGAGACGGGCAAAAACATGTTCATCACCCTGGCCCGGGAGGAGGTGGACCACTACGAGATTCTGCGGCGGCAGTTCAACGACGCCTTCGCCGGAAAGCCCATCGAGCCGATTGAAATCTCACAGACGGAGATTGCGGAGCTCGTCCCGAAGCTCGACCGGATAGCGGAGCGGACCGCCGGGGCCGAGGGCGCCAACGAGCTGAACGCCATCAAGACGGCCATAGACCTGGAGCGGGCCGCCATAGACTATTACACCGAGTGGTCTACGAAGGCCGACGATGCCACCGTCCGGGAAACCTTCAAAAATCTCGCCCAGATGGAGGAGGGTCACTTCGAGCTGCTCCGGTCCCAGCTCGATTACATCAATAACACCGGTCACTGGTTCGGCATCAACCAGTGGACGATGGAGGACTGA
- a CDS encoding decaprenyl-phosphate phosphoribosyltransferase gives MGKLFGLIRLMRPRQWLKNVVIFAGVVFAQLYTSPAALLRSLEAFGIFCILSGAVYALNDAVDAERDRSHPYKKNRPVASGLVSRPLAYVWSFVLAAGGLLAAWTVTDGFFLVGAVYLGLNLIYSFWAKKVVILDVFLVAFGFVLRAIGGVEALVDFSPGLKSSPWFLAVTLFLALFLALEKRRAELSSLAEGAESHRKTLSEYSTRLLDQMSAVVTTATVVAYSLYTLWPSTVERFRTEGLVYTVPFVLYGVFRYLYDVEQRRLGGNPSAILSKDFSLLVDVLLWAAAVVLIIHLKP, from the coding sequence ATGCGGCCCAGGCAGTGGCTGAAGAACGTCGTCATCTTCGCCGGCGTCGTGTTCGCGCAGTTGTACACCTCCCCGGCGGCGCTTCTGCGCTCCCTGGAGGCCTTCGGCATCTTCTGCATCCTTTCGGGCGCGGTTTACGCCCTCAACGACGCTGTGGACGCCGAGCGCGACCGCTCGCATCCCTACAAGAAAAACCGCCCGGTCGCCTCGGGCCTGGTGTCGCGACCCTTGGCCTACGTCTGGTCCTTCGTTCTGGCCGCCGGGGGGCTCCTGGCGGCCTGGACGGTCACGGACGGCTTCTTCCTCGTCGGCGCCGTCTATCTCGGCCTCAACCTGATTTACAGCTTCTGGGCCAAGAAGGTGGTCATCCTCGATGTTTTCCTCGTCGCCTTCGGCTTCGTGCTGCGGGCCATCGGCGGCGTGGAGGCGCTGGTGGACTTCTCGCCGGGCCTGAAATCCTCCCCTTGGTTCTTGGCGGTGACGCTCTTTTTGGCGCTCTTCCTGGCCCTGGAGAAGCGCCGGGCCGAGCTCTCGTCCCTGGCCGAGGGCGCCGAGAGCCACCGCAAGACCCTGAGCGAGTACTCCACGCGCCTGCTGGACCAGATGTCCGCCGTGGTCACCACCGCCACCGTGGTCGCCTACAGCCTCTACACCCTCTGGCCCTCGACCGTGGAGCGGTTCAGGACCGAGGGGCTGGTCTACACCGTCCCCTTCGTCCTCTACGGTGTTTTCCGTTACCTCTACGACGTGGAGCAACGGCGCCTGGGCGGCAACCCCTCCGCCATCCTCTCGAAGGACTTCTCGCTTCTGGTGGACGTGTTGTTGTGGGCCGCGGCGGTGGTGCTCATCATCCACTTAAAGCCATAG